Part of the Anticarsia gemmatalis isolate Benzon Research Colony breed Stoneville strain chromosome 14, ilAntGemm2 primary, whole genome shotgun sequence genome, CCTTTTAAACCTTCCCTGGACTTCCAcgaataattcaagaccaaaatcagccaaatcggtccagccgttctcgagttttagcgagactaacgaacagcaacttatttttatatgttcatAGATTATTAGTGTAGATAAGATGGTGGGGGAGTCACTAAGGACACAACTACCGTGTATCGCAAACACTTGAACACTACTACCTAATAACTACTCAGCCGATGGATTTTCGTTTCGttcgttaaattaaatattaaaataaactgaaaatcaaaatcaaatcatttattcatataggtcaaatgctaataataaaataatacagagagtgaatttaccgccagttcggaaggcagggccaatgagaagagctggcaagaaactccaggccactctttttaatcgccaattaattttaacaatctttctattaggtataaatctttgatgatgtaaggagccgctaccaacactaccgaacacacataggtcataatataaataaattaaatcaatataaaggtgctaataagtaagataacaagtgtattggaagcatgatgggagcatctactgAGGTAAACAATCAACGTTGCCACAGACAAGCATCTTAGCAATGTGAACTAGGAATAAGTATGAACCGCGTCGATCAACTCACTTTACAGACTAAATGTTCGACGCCATTCGGTTACTACACGCAGCTAACATTACCTAAGAGCTTATAGTTGTTTAAGCTGTTCGTCCGCCACGTCAGTGGTCGACGGTTTATATTAAAACCTAATGTAACACACCGATCGCGACGTCAATCACtactttttaaatgatttgTGGATTAGATCACATGTTTAAAAGATATCTTGCGTGTTGCATTTACTTATAGGAAAGCAAAGCTGATCACCCCGCACTCGATGTTCTTGTTAATTAATGTGGGAGAGCGAGTAGTGTCAACGTAGTAGTTCATGAggattttctttcttttttattttttgttagttaacGTTTTCCACTTACTACTTATAAAGCGGAGAATGTAAAAAAGGGTATGTTCCTTGATTGTTCTGTAGTAAATATAAAGTACTATAAGTTATGAGATGTCACACTGGCGGCGTACAAAACTCGCGTGATCAACAAGACTTACGTGCAACATATCGACATGAGTTTGAGTTTTAAATATAGAGAGAGGTATTTAACTTTTACATTGAATGAAAGTTCGTTAGTGAGGAGAGCACAGAGCAGCACAGAGCGCAGAGACGTCGATGTGAGTGTGTGAGTGGATCAAGCCCCGTGTACATGTGAACAACGTTGTGACACACGCAGCTCTGACCACCACCACCAGCACGTGAACGTGTCACACGTGTCGCTACGTACCGAGTCAACTGAGTACAGCAACACAAGTCACCAGTATACATGTACTAATAGTACACTCTACTGATTAACATTACAATTGTGACAACATgtcaacttttaaaaatgttatcacCTTATAATAGGTATACAATTTATAACGTACCACGTACATCAGGTGAAATAAACACaaagttgataaaaataaagcgAAACCAGCTGAGATACTCTAAATGAGTGACCACACTGACTTAGTGTAGTGCGGCGTGAACGTGAGGGCGTGTACACGACGAACACTTCAACAGACATACTGAGATAATAGACCGATACAGCTGTGACAGTACGCCGCGCTACAACAATATAACTCTACCAATCGTatcaaactaaacaataaaGAGTGCAACGTGTGCTTGTGTTTACTTGGTGCACAGAAGTTCAACGATAACGCTAGTTGTCGTGCTGAGTGATAAGCGCTATCGGTCAGTTCCCCGACAACAGACACTGACACCAGTGACACCCAGTGACAGCCAGTGAGGCGAGCGGCTCCGCGCCGCGCGCACGTGCTGCCTCACACGACCCCGCGCCTCGCGCTACCACGAACTAGCACTCGCCACCACACACTCCTGCCACTGCACTCATGCACTGACTGCGCCGGCTGCACTGCTCTGCCCTCGTATGTCACATCACCGTCATATCTACGTGCGCTGCTACAACTACTACAACCGCCTTCACCGACTATCACGTCGGTTGTGTGCaataatttcattcattcaCCTAATATCTGTACAGTGCCACTAATATTGACGAGAGAGTATCGAGTGCAACCACTAATACTACGTACTGTCTCCGTTGATCCGACACGTAGTCCTCATATCAGCAGCGAGCGGTGCAGGCTGTGCAGGCGGCCACTAGGCCCGCGCACTCATCACTCGCGCCCAGCACTGGCAGCACTCACAGACACTCGCGGCGCGACACGCGGCACGCGGCCCGCGGCGCAGGGTGCGGCGAGTCGCGGTCTAGCGCGAGGGGAGCGCGAAGTGAGCGCGGTGCGAGCGTGACGTAACGCCGCGCCACACTGCAGCGCGGCCGCGCGGCCGGAGCCGGCCCGACCGAGCCGCGCGCCCCCCTCCCCCTCCGCCCGCGCGCCGCTCCCCCGCGCTGCGTGCGCACGCTCTCGCCCCGCGGCTGCACCTCGTGCTCGGCTCCTGCAATTTTATGCATCATTCGAATTAACTTTCTCTTGACCCTGTGTCAACTTTTTAATCGAGTCATTAGCTCcactaaaacaatattaagtCCGGCCGTCGAAGTTCAGCCGTCGAAGAGAACAGTGTTAGCGGGCCCGGTATAATTGCCACTGAAATGACTGAAATCTGAATAATGTAGGCCTATTCTATCTTCTTTTGCACACTTAATATTTAACACTAGCCACTACGTTGTCCGTTACGGAATTGAACAACATTAGGGAAAATTGTACAGAGTTGTAGAGTAAAAATTAGCAATAGTTAACGGAAAAATATGTAgcaaataacagtatttttataacatctagtcaattttttttttaagttatttgtaagTAAGAGTTTTGTAGACCGAAAAATCTTCACCTtgcttcaaaataaataattaatagtaataCTGGAGGTGTTTTATTTAGTCTTTCAGCAGGGTGACcaataataattgaattgaGAAATGTTTCGCACAGGCCGGGGATAGTCCTTGGGAGCATTTCATAGTGTTCACAGGGATACACACCGGATtgcgaattttttttttctttttttttttttgcatattaagCGAGCGTTCTAAacagacattaaaaataatataaaaaaatgaatgaaatgaatgaaatgaatgaaatgaatgaaatgaatgaaatgaatgaaatgaatgaaatgaatgaaatgaatgaaatgaatgaaatgaatgaaatgaatgaaatgaatgaaatgaatgaaatgaatgaaatgaatgaaatgaatgaaatgaatgaaatgaatgaaatgaatgaaatgaatgaaatgaatgaaatgaatgaaatgaatgaaatgaatgaaatgaatgaaatgaatgaaatgaatgaaatgaatgaaatgaatgaaatgaatgaaatgaatgaaatgaatgaaatgaatgaaatgaatgaaatgaatgaaatgaatgaaatgaatgaaatgaatgaaatgaatgaaatgaatgaaatgaatgaaatgaatgaaatgaatgaaatgaatgaaatgaatgaaatgaatgaaatgaatgaaatgaatgaaatgaatgaaatgaatgaaatgaatgaaatgaatgaaatgaatgaaatgaatgaaatgaatgaaatgaatgaaatgaatgaaatgaatgaaatgaatgaaatgaatgaaatgaatgaaatgaatgaaatgaatgaaatgaatgaaatgaatgaaatgaatgaaatgaatgaaatgaatgaaatgaatgaaatgaatgaaatgaatgaaatgaatgaaatgaatgaaatgaatgaaatgaatgaaatgaatgaaatgaatgaaatgaatgaaatgaatgaaatgaatgaaatgaatgaaatgaatgaaatgaatgaaatgaatgaaatgaatgaaatgaatgaaatgaatgaaatgaatgaaatgaatgaaatgaatgaaatgaatgaaatgaatgaaatgaatgaaatgaatgaaatgaatgaaatgaatgaaatgaataaatgaatgagTGAAATGCACGACCGATATGAACGAGGGAACGAAATGAACACAAACATATTTAGGAATTACAtgacatctccctgaaatcttataacttCCCCCTGATATCTTATAACATTTAccttaaattttataacaactCCCTGAAATtcttaaagacaactcccgccctaagaattgctcttgtgtcgcggggacttttacaaacatacaaacaacggacacaaagcacaaccagaccccagacccgtgtgggaatcgaacccacgacctcccgttgcagtggtatcggcgtggcgacctaaaccactgcgccacggaggcagtcaaaattatattatgactccttgaaataacaaaataacacaacaacttcctgaaatcttataacatctccataaaatcttcctgaaatcttataacatcttcctgtaatcttattatttcatctccctgaaattatattacggctccctgaaactacaaaacaacttcctgaaatcttataacatctccatataatcttcctgaaatcttataacatcttcCTGTAATCTTACTTCATCTCCCTGAAgtcttataaaatctccctggaatcttatttcatctccctgaaaactccctcaaatcttataacatcttcctgaaacaacataataacttcctgaaatcttataatatctccctgaaattacataataactccctaaaatcttataacatctccctgaaattacataataatttcctgaaaacttataacatttgcctgaaatcttatatgtatcatctccctgaaataacataatcatttcctgaaaacttataacatctccctgaaatgatattataatatcctgaattcttataacatctccctgaaataacataataacttcctgaaatcttataatatctccctgaaaagatattatgactccctgaaatcctATAAcgtctccctgaaatgatattttGACTCcttgaaattattaaataactttatgaaATCGTAAATCTTACTACACTttacaaatgaaattaataaaaaaaaaaaaaaaaaaaaaaaaagtaaaaagaaaaaaaaaaaaaaaaaaattaacgaaatgaacgaaaaaCACAGATGAACGAAATTCGAAAACGAAATTCGAAAACgaaatcccaatcccaatcccgatcccgatcccgaccCCGACCCCGACCCCGACCCCGaccccgatcccgatcccgaccCCGACCCCGATCCCGaccccgatcccgatcccgatcccgatcccgatcccgatcccgatcccgatcccgatcccgatcgcgatcccgatcccgatcccgaccCCGACCCCGACCCCGACCCCGACCCCGACCCCGAAAAATACGAACTAGATGCAAAGAAACAATTAATTCTTTCTTTAAGGAAAAGAAGTATGATTTCGACGGCAATGAGGTGTGACAAGCGACCTGTGTAAaggacgtttttttttttttttttttttttttctgtaccccTGGCGCGGGACGTCCAGGGACTTTTATACAAACTACTcctattttatttctctttacTTCTATTTCTTATCCTACCCTAAAAGGGCCTATTCTACCACATTCATTCCGTTCTCTAGTACCATACTTTCTCGCTTTTATGCCTCTCGTACTTTTATCCatctttctttcattctttcATTCCTATGCTTTTCTATTTCTAACATTAACACAACTCGGGGAGGGGGGTGGGGGGGATTGGGGGAGGTTAgggatatttgttttattcatatacaTTTGTTTATCTTACATGCTATTCTTATATGCTATTCTTATTTTGTACtgacatttacttttatttgtattctacttacacattatttccttatttactaTTCTTAGCTTAATGGCTTAATGCTATCAGTATATATGATTAAATATatatgataaacattttttcttacactattatcttatattatttgtcTCATTTCGTTTGTTAACAACTTTTACTATTTTCCTTAGGTAAATTATGAACAATTCTCTTTTTGATTTATTCATAACAAGTTTAGGCCAGTTTTTCGGTTTTAATTCTATTTCTAACTTTTGTTCGACCTCGTATCTTTCCTTCTCGAACTGGGGGCATTCTGACACTAGGTGCGGCAGTGTCTCCAGCTGCCCAGGTTCACAGATGCATGTTGGGTCCTCCTTGCACTTGAACCTAGTCAGGTACTCGGAGAACCCACCATGCCCTGTTAAGGCTTGGGTCACCTCATGGTCCAGATTTATTTTTCGCACTATCCTATACGCGTCGATTGCGCTCGGGAAGTACATCTTGGTGATTTTCGCGGTTGTCCCTAGGCTGTACCTCCGGCCCCATTCGTCAAGCGACTCCGAACGGATTATTCGCTTGACGTATGAGACCGGACACCGGTCGTATTTAGGCCTACACTTGGACCCCAGGGCGGCCTCCTTCGCGAGTATATCCGCTCTCTCGTTGCCCTCCAGCCCTGCGTGGGCTTTTACCCAGAACAAGGAGACGCTCTTGTTCTGGGTGTTACAGTTTTTAATGGCGTCTCTGGTTTCCACCGCGAGGGGGTGGAGGGCAGCGGGGTTTACGACTGTTTGGAGGGCCGCCATAGAGTCACTGTAGACCGCAAAAGTCGCTTCTTTACGCTTATTCGCTTCCTTTGCCGCTTCGCAAAGAGCCAAAAGCTCAGCCTGGTAGACGGTGCAGTACGTCGGGAGAGCAAGCTTGAGCTTGAGGGTTTTTGTCTCGGCCTCCCCCCTCCATATGGAGAGAGCCGCTCCGACTTTGCCCTCAATCTTGCTCCCGTCCGTGAAAATGCGGACCGCGAAGTTGCTATTATTTCTCAGTTGTTCCTCGTCTACCAGTCTTCCCAGCTCCAGCTCGGTTTGCTCTGCGGGGTGGGGCCTAACTAGTGCCGAGGTCATTCGTTCCACCTCCCGGTCGCCTATTGCCGGCTGGGGCACCCCCCTCTTGGCCTCGTAGAGAGTAGCCGATTCACGGACTCTGAGATCAAGGGGGAGTATCCCAGCCAGCAACAGTGTTGCGTTAAGAGAGGTAGTTCGATATGCCCGGCAAAGCTTTTGAGCGAAACTCCGCTGCAGCGCGTTAAGCTGCTTTTGCGCGCCTAGTTTCTTGGACGCCGGCGCCCACGCACTCGACGCGTACAGGACAATGGGCTCCACCACTGCCGTGTAAATTCTGCGGATGACTTCCGGGTGCAGTCCCCAAGTGACTTTCGCCGCCCTGGAGAGCTGGCCGTACACTGCCGCCGCCTTTGCGCACACGTTTGTGATGTGAGTGTTGAAGGTGAGTCTGTGGTCTATGGTGAGTCCTAAAAGTTTAATTGACTGAGACATACCAATGCCGATCCCGCCCATGGTCAGTCGTGGGGTGTCGTATTTCAACTTGTTTGTTATTACCATTGCACAGGTTTTGTGTGGTGCGAACTTCAGTTTGTTTTTGACACCCCACGCCCGAACATACTCGAGAGCGGCATTGGCACGTCTCTCTACCTCCTGGCCTGTGTCCCCCTCGAATAGCAGGACAACGTCGTCCGCGAAAGCCTGCACGTAATGCCCCCCTTCCTGGAGGCCTTTTAGCAAAGGGTCCAGCAATAGGTTCCAGAGGATTGGGCCTCCTATTGATCCCTGCACGCATCCTTTTTCCGTTGCCCGCCTATGCTCCACACCCATGTAACGCACCCCGACGGTCCTGTCCCTCATATAGTCGCCCATGACTCTCGCGAGGCCGGCAGGGCATTTTTCCTCCGCCAACCTCACGCTAATCATGGGCCACCACGCGCTATCGAAGGCCCCCTCTATATCCAATGACACTAGTgtggtaattttcttttttgctagTTTGCTGCGGATGTTTTGCAAAAGGATATAGAGGGCGTCCTCGGTGCTACGCTGTGGCATAAAGCCAAACTGGACCGTGTAAAGGAcgtttaggttaggttaggttaggttaggttaggttaggttaggttaggttaggttccccctgCCTGGTCCGggggagggcagtctgccacctccgggctcggtggccggtgcggattataccggaggccgggacatactgcgcatctgcgcgcagtctgtcccggcctccgaaggccctcttcggccggcgaactcgggggagttttctggccattgcacgagggggcatgtggagggacggcaccagtgtgttgcggtgtcgtcccacactgtggacgggtccgttgatggacagccgcgtcggggctgcggttgcgtgctttaagcgatcccgcagcctcgacattatgcggaggaggaagcaacacctcggtggtttagtgggtaggcctagcccttctggttcggagagccccacataccccagcgctcccccgggcgctggggatgcaatttcatgcattaaccgagttaaaaaaaaaaaaaaaaaaaaaaaaaaaggttaggttccccctcgtccccctcgtgggtctgcaccttgtcgtggtgagggggctcagtagcattagcgaagccaagacagacccgaagggaccgtttcgttctgaggccttcaggctcagaaccaggtcccttcacaccgtgtggtggtgcgcgagcgccactgcacgagagaggaaggaaaacctctataaaaaaccatgggggggcggactttcatgtcctgcccggggtgggggtgtccgctgagtactgttctcggcggacccaaaccgcaagcctggctcaatttttgagtcaggatcgggggctgcttgtcggaggtcggggagacagcggtcgcgag contains:
- the LOC142978606 gene encoding uncharacterized protein LOC142978606, producing MPQRSTEDALYILLQNIRSKLAKKKITTLVSLDIEGAFDSAWWPMISVRLAEEKCPAGLARVMGDYMRDRTVGVRYMGVEHRRATEKGCVQGSIGGPILWNLLLDPLLKGLQEGGHYVQAFADDVVLLFEGDTGQEVERRANAALEYVRAWGVKNKLKFAPHKTCAMVITNKLKYDTPRLTMGGIGIGMSQSIKLLGLTIDHRLTFNTHITNVCAKAAAVYGQLSRAAKVTWGLHPEVIRRIYTAVVEPIVLYASSAWAPASKKLGAQKQLNALQRSFAQKLCRAYRTTSLNATLLLAGILPLDLRVRESATLYEAKRGVPQPAIGDREVERMTSALVRPHPAEQTELELGRLVDEEQLRNNSNFAVRIFTDGSKIEGKVGAALSIWRGEAETKTLKLKLALPTYCTVYQAELLALCEAAKEANKRKEATFAVYSDSMAALQTVVNPAALHPLAVETRDAIKNCNTQNKSVSLFWVKAHAGLEGNERADILAKEAALGSKCRPKYDRCPVSYVKRIIRSESLDEWGRRYSLGTTAKITKMYFPSAIDAYRIVRKINLDHEVTQALTGHGGFSEYLTRFKCKEDPTCICEPGQLETLPHLVSECPQFEKERYEVEQKLEIELKPKNWPKLVMNKSKRELFIIYLRKIVKVVNKRNETNNIR